In a single window of the Raphanus sativus cultivar WK10039 chromosome 9, ASM80110v3, whole genome shotgun sequence genome:
- the LOC130500302 gene encoding extensin-like, producing the protein MAIVAATVDDSFKRPGTVPFSWEVRPGVPKTRVSQPGTGNGNTPLLQPPKKLSPLRLKPLYHSQPLLPPALSPPSSSFISSSKSRSLSPLAPSFPTPSKLKPPPPSSHSGLYSPAPSFRSTPRAFSERWQPNRHDRVRPGSESEPRPDFAFAGLGCFPTPKFRLRKSKTGGGRRRKTGSRSDREYCSDMETMSPWTVSSRWDSPKSSFSSLRFSPRLASEAEWVGFGLF; encoded by the coding sequence ATGGCTATTGTTGCTGCCACCGTTGATGATTCTTTCAAGAGACCAGGAACCGTACCTTTCAGCTGGGAGGTCCGACCCGGTGTACCCAAGACCCGAGTTTCTCAACCCGGAACCGGAAACGGGAACACTCCTCTCCTTCAGCCTCCCAAGAAACTCTCTCCTCTCCGTTTAAAACCACTCTATCACTCGCAGCCGCTTCTCCCGCCGGCGCTATCTCCGCCGTCGTCTTCTTTCATCTCAAGCTCCAAGAGCCGCTCTCTATCTCCCCTCGCTCCTTCCTTTCCAACTCCGTCGAAGCTCAAACCGCCGCCGCCGTCGTCTCACTCCGGACTCTACTCTCCGGCGCCTTCTTTCCGTTCAACCCCGCGCGCTTTCTCCGAGCGGTGGCAGCCCAACCGCCACGACCGGGTCAGACCCGGATCCGAGTCCGAACCCAGACCCGACTTTGCTTTCGCCGGGCTCGGGTGTTTCCCGACGCCGAAGTTTAGGTTGAGGAAGAGCAAGACCGGTGGTGGCCGCCGGAGAAAAACCGGGTCGAGGTCGGACCGTGAGTACTGCTCCGATATGGAGACGATGTCGCCGTGGACCGTTTCTTCTAGATGGGACTCGCCGAAGTCGTCGTTCTCTTCGCTCCGGTTCTCGCCGAGACTCGCCAGCGAAGCTGAATGGGTCGGGTTTGGGCTCTTTTAA
- the LOC108835195 gene encoding cyclin-A1-2-like, whose translation MSSSSSSRSLPKENPLSRPSVAKTRAPLGEVVNRRNPLGDITNQKNGSRISAPSSTLVRCSNKIGRSKKASKPPKPNAKSNLLVPYEDIIESPQRNAESDLGNDADEVDDIDSNLVDPQLCGAFACDIYEHLLLSEVKKRPAFDYMERVQPNINATMRTILIDWLVEVAEEYRLLPETLYLAVNCLDRYLSGNVITKQNLQLLGVSCMMIASKYEEVCAPQVESFCYITDNTYLRNELLEMESSVLNHLKFELTTPTAKCFLRRFVRAAKGKTEVPSLLFESLASYLSELSLLDYAMLRYAPSLVAASAVFLARYILHPSRKPWSSTLEHYTSYKAKHLEACVTNLLQLCHESPSADVVAVRKKYSQDKYKFAAKKFCPTSLPQELFL comes from the exons ATGTCTTCCTCGTCGTCATCGAGGAGTCTACCCAAGGAGAATCCACTTTCTCGCCCGAGCGTAGCCAAAACCCGAGCCCCACTCGGCGAAGTCGTAAACCGCCGTAATCCCCTCGGAGACATCACAAACCAGAAGAACGGATCTAGAATCTCCGCTCCGTCGTCTACTCTC GTGCGTTGTTCGAATAAGATCGGGAGATCGAAGAAGGCATCGAAACCTCCCAAGCCAAACGCCAAATCGAATCTACTCGTTCCTTACGAAGACATCATCGAATCGCCTCAACGTAATGCAGAGTCAGATCTGGGAAATGATGCTGATGAGGTTGATGATATCGATAGTAACCTCGTGGATCCACAGCTCTGTGGTGCCTTTGCTTGTGATATCTACGAGCATCTGCTTCTATCCGAG GTAAAGAAAAGGCCTGCTTTTGATTACATGGAGAGAGTTCAGCCAAACATCAATGCTACCATGCGTACTATTCTCATTGACTGGCTCGTGGAG GTTGCTGAAGAGTATAGGCTTTTGCCTGAGACGTTGTATCTGGCGGTGAACTGTTTGGACCGGTATCTTTCAGGGAATGTGATTACCAAGCAGAACCTGCAGTTGCTTGGTGTTTCATGCATGATGATTGCATC AAAGTATGAAGAAGTGTGTGCGCCTCAAGTGGAGAGTTTCTGTTACATCACTGATAACACATACTTAAGAAACGAG CTTCTGGAGATGGAGTCTTCTGTTCTGAATCACTTGAAGTTTGAACTAACAACTCCAACAGCAAAATGTTTCTTGAG GCGCTTTGTTCGTGCTGCTAAAGGCAAAACTGAG GTACCATCACTGCTGTTTGAGTCACTAGCGAGCTATCTCAGCGAATTGTCTCTCTTAGATTACGCTATGCTTCGCTACGCTCCATCACTTGTCGCAGCCTCTGCTGTTTTCTTGGCACGATACATATTGCACCCTTCAAGAAAACCATGG AGCTCTACGTTAGAGCATTACACATCGTACAAGGCTAAACATTTGGAAGCATGCGTTACGAATCTTCTTCAGCTATGTCATGAGAGTCCCTCAGCCGATGTAGTTGCAGTCAGAAAGAAGTACAGTCAAGACAAG TACAAGTTTGCAGCAAAGAAGTTTTGCCCCACCTCACTGCCACAAGAGCTCTTCCTCTGA
- the LOC108828487 gene encoding aspartic proteinase Asp1, with protein sequence MNPKKQTINLFPPVFYVLLLLLLLLCFQLSEATKDSSKGHQIKLQNHRLGSSVIFPVSGNVYPLGYYYVLLNIGNPPKLFDLDIDTGSDLTWVQCDAPCNGCSKPRDSQYKPNHNTLPCSHLLCSGLDLPQSKHCDDPDDQCDYEIGYSDHASSVGALVSDEFPLRLENGSTMRPHLTFGCGYDQQNPGPHPPPPTAGILGLGRGKVSISSQLSSLGVTKNVIVHCLSHNGKGFLSIGDELVPSSGVTWTSLSLKPPSKNYKTGPAELLFNDKTTGVKGINFIFDSGSSYTYFNAEAYQAVLDLVRKDLKGKPLTETKEDKSLPVCWKDKKPLKSVHDVKKYFKTITLRFGGSQKNGQLFQIPPESYLIITEKGNVCLGILNGTEIGLDDYNIIGDISFQGIMVIYDNEKQRIGWIPSDCDKLPNVGQDNGGDLSEEEAYPRGFGLIGELFSGTDASKYNKDGEL encoded by the exons ATGAATCCTAAAAAGCAGACAATAAACCTCTTTCCACCTGTCTTCTatgtcctcctcctcctcctcctcctcctctgtttTCAACTCTCGGAAGCTACCAAAGACTCCTCCAAGGGTCATCAGATCAAGCTCCAGAACCACCGTCTCGGCTCCTCCGTCATCTTCCCCGTCTCCGGCAACGTTTATCCTCTCGG GTACTATTATGTGCTGCTCAACATAGGAAACCCACCTAAGCTCTTTGACTTGGACATCGACACCGGCAGTGACCTCACTTGGGTTCAGTGTGATGCTCCCTGCAACGGTTGCTCCAAG CCTCGTGATAGCCAGTACAAGCCCAATCACAACACTCTCCCTTGTTCCCACCTCTTGTGTTCTGGCCTCGACCTTCCCCAGAGCAAACATTGTGATGACCCTGACGACCAGTGTGACTATGAGATTGGGTACTCTGATCATGCCTCCTCCGTTGGTGCTCTCGTCTCCGATGAGTTCCCTCTCAGACTCGAAAACGGCTCCACCATGCGTCCCCACTTGACGTTTGG ATGTGGGTATGATCAGCAGAACCCTGGTCCACACCCTCCACCTCCAACAGCGGGGATCCTTGGTCTCGGCAGAGGCAAAGTAAGCATCTCGTCGCAGCTTAGTTCCTTGGGGGTAACCAAGAATGTGATTGTGCATTGCTTGAGTCATAACGGTAAAGGCTTTCTCTCTATCGGAGATGAGCTTGTTCCTTCCTCTGGTGTTACATGGACTTCATTGTCTCTTAAGCCACCTAGTAAAAACTACAAGACTGGACCAGCTGAGCTTCTCTTTAACGACAAGACCACTGGTGTCAAAGGCATTAACTTCATTTTCGATAGTGGAAGCTCCTACACTTACTTCAACGCAGAAGCGTACCAGGCGGTTCTCGATCTTGTGAGAAAAGACTTGAAGGGGAAGCCTTTGACGGAAACAAAAGAAGATAAGAGCTTACCGGTGTGTTGGAAAGACAAGAAGCCTTTGAAGTCGGTACATGATGTCAAGAAGTACTTCAAGACGATTACTTTAAGGTTTGGTGGGAGTCAAAAGAACGGTCAGCTGTTTCAGATTCCACCTGAGTCTTATCTCATCATCACT gaaaaGGGAAACGTGTGTTTGGGGATTCTAAACGGAACTGAGATCGGTCTGGATGACTATAACATCATTGGGG ACATATCATTCCAAGGGATAATGGTGATCTACGACAATGAGAAGCAGAGGATTGGATGGATCCCTTCAGACTGTGACAAGCTTCCCAA TGTGGGTCAGGACAATGGAGGAGACTTGTCGGAGGAGGAGGCATATCCAAGAGGCTTTGGTTTGATAGGAGAGCTTTTCTCAGGAACTGATGCTTCCAAGTACAATAAAGATGGAGAGCTTTGA